The proteins below are encoded in one region of Holophagaceae bacterium:
- a CDS encoding sigma 54-interacting transcriptional regulator yields the protein MKVLEEGCLRRLGDTKERRVDFRLISATHQNLNALIEKGQFREDLYYRLNTVQLRFPALRERAEDIPALAQAMLENLASDMGRAPPILPTRSAASHPCAIATRMPWSGRSY from the coding sequence TTGAAGGTTCTGGAAGAGGGATGCCTGCGCCGCCTTGGGGATACCAAAGAGCGCAGGGTGGACTTCCGCTTGATCTCCGCCACCCACCAGAACTTGAATGCGCTGATCGAAAAAGGGCAGTTCCGGGAGGACCTCTACTACCGGCTCAACACAGTCCAGCTCAGGTTTCCGGCCTTGCGGGAACGCGCGGAGGATATACCGGCCCTGGCCCAGGCAATGCTTGAGAACCTCGCTTCGGATATGGGCCGCGCCCCACCCATCCTTCCCACCCGATCTGCTGCGTCCCATCCCTGCGCCATTGCGACTCGCATGCCCTGGAGCGGGCGCTCGTATTGA
- a CDS encoding ATP-binding protein — MLSDLTDLGRPVVLSPHAFDLDCFLATAFQLLQQSALDSSLKFTIELPGNPIQVFWDQGRVRQILDNLMHNAIQHSPKGGEIRVEVRDAVTEIQLRFQDQGPGFAPEDLSRAFEPFFSRRQGGTGLGLGIAKKFAEAHGGSLRCANAPEGGAILELSLPIFSGRE; from the coding sequence ATGTTGAGCGATCTGACGGACCTCGGCAGGCCCGTGGTCCTGAGCCCTCATGCTTTCGACCTGGACTGTTTCCTGGCAACGGCCTTTCAATTGCTGCAGCAATCAGCCCTAGATTCGAGCCTGAAGTTCACCATTGAGCTGCCAGGTAATCCCATCCAGGTCTTCTGGGATCAAGGCCGGGTCCGGCAGATCCTGGACAACCTGATGCACAACGCCATCCAGCACAGCCCCAAAGGCGGCGAAATCCGGGTGGAGGTGCGCGATGCAGTGACCGAGATCCAGCTGCGCTTCCAGGACCAGGGCCCCGGCTTCGCCCCAGAGGATCTTTCCCGCGCCTTCGAGCCCTTTTTCTCGCGGCGCCAAGGCGGGACAGGGCTCGGATTGGGCATCGCCAAGAAATTTGCCGAAGCCCACGGAGGTTCTCTGCGCTGCGCGAATGCTCCGGAGGGGGGCGCCATCCTTGAATTGAGCCTTCCCATTTTCTCTGGCCGGGAGTAA
- a CDS encoding epimerase yields the protein MTLSRRTFLELAAAAAATTSAGSLMGRGPAAKQPKKILILGGTGFLGPATVEAALARGHQVTIFHRGKTRPGYFKGKVTELNGDRDPLKGEGLKALGDGAWDAVIDNSGYYPRIVKASAELLAPKAKQYLYISSISCYKEPNPENGDEDAPLATMADPAAETMGKDYANYGALKALCEQAAETAMPGRTAIIRPGYIVGPDDPSGRFTYWPVRFDRGGEVAVPGNATDPLQLIDVRDLAEWLVKLVEDGTMGRFNATGPDRRLAWGDVVKACQKAGGAASAPTWISQAFLAKQEGLEFPIWAPFEGDTKGFHTWRNTRALKAGLRFRPVGATVKDTLAWFKTQEKVEKGRTKLAGPSAEAEAKLLAAWHASLKQKAG from the coding sequence ATGACCCTTTCACGCCGCACCTTCCTGGAACTCGCCGCTGCGGCGGCGGCCACTACATCCGCGGGCAGCCTGATGGGGCGCGGCCCTGCGGCCAAGCAGCCGAAAAAAATCCTCATCCTGGGGGGCACGGGCTTCCTCGGACCCGCCACCGTGGAAGCCGCGTTGGCGCGGGGCCACCAAGTCACCATCTTCCACCGCGGCAAGACGCGGCCGGGCTACTTCAAGGGCAAGGTCACCGAATTGAACGGCGATCGGGACCCGCTCAAGGGGGAGGGCCTCAAGGCCCTCGGCGACGGCGCCTGGGACGCCGTCATCGACAATTCCGGCTACTACCCGCGCATCGTCAAGGCCTCGGCCGAATTGTTGGCCCCCAAAGCCAAGCAGTACCTCTACATCTCCAGCATCAGCTGCTACAAGGAACCCAATCCCGAGAACGGCGACGAGGATGCGCCCCTGGCCACCATGGCGGATCCCGCCGCGGAGACCATGGGCAAGGACTACGCGAATTACGGCGCCCTCAAGGCCCTCTGCGAACAGGCCGCCGAGACGGCCATGCCGGGCCGGACCGCCATCATCCGGCCGGGCTACATCGTGGGCCCGGACGATCCCAGCGGACGCTTCACCTATTGGCCCGTGCGCTTCGACCGAGGCGGCGAGGTGGCCGTGCCCGGCAATGCCACCGATCCGCTCCAGCTCATCGATGTGCGCGACCTGGCCGAATGGCTCGTGAAGCTCGTGGAGGATGGCACCATGGGCCGCTTCAACGCCACGGGGCCGGACCGGCGCCTGGCCTGGGGCGATGTGGTGAAGGCCTGCCAGAAAGCCGGCGGCGCGGCGAGCGCCCCCACGTGGATAAGCCAGGCCTTCCTGGCCAAACAGGAGGGTCTGGAATTCCCCATCTGGGCGCCCTTCGAAGGGGACACCAAAGGCTTCCACACCTGGCGCAACACGCGCGCGCTCAAGGCGGGACTGCGCTTCCGTCCCGTCGGCGCCACGGTGAAGGACACGTTGGCCTGGTTCAAGACTCAGGAGAAGGTGGAGAAGGGCCGCACCAAGCTGGCGGGGCCGAGCGCCGAGGCCGAGGCCAAACTCCTGGCCGCCTGGCATGCGAGCCTGAAACAAAAGGCGGGCTGA
- the nuoF gene encoding NADH-quinone oxidoreductase subunit NuoF, producing MANFRTKPDHQRYTFEGFGTDKYPNLMLRGAGDLNNWPMSVYVSKHEGYVAAKKALQMEPVAVTEEVKTSGIRGRGGAGFPAGLKWSFMPKDTPERKVTRYVVCNADEGEPGTYKDRAIMEYNPHQVIEGMLIAAWAMQCQMGFIYVRGEFLWLIEKMEHAIQEARDAGFLGKDIQGTGWDFDLIVHRGAGAYICGEETALLNSLEGRRGEPRVKPPFPAVKGAFGQPTTINNVETLAAVPAILRMGGAEFAKIGRPKNTGTRVFGLSGHVKRPGLYELPLGLPLDFIMNDLAGGSSTGKKIKAVIPGGASAPVFSEKEFGTLMDFDSVRDAGSMAGSGGIIMLDEDTCMVQACLRLIRFYAHESCGQCTPCREGCNWMEMILHRIEHGHGRMEDLDLLASITPNIAGKTLCPLGDAACGPMDSMLQKFRPEFEHHITHKTCMVNGHQLLAKVGAH from the coding sequence ATGGCGAACTTTCGCACCAAGCCCGACCACCAGCGGTACACCTTCGAAGGCTTCGGCACCGATAAATATCCGAACCTGATGCTCCGGGGCGCCGGGGACCTGAACAACTGGCCGATGTCCGTTTATGTCTCGAAACATGAGGGCTACGTGGCGGCTAAGAAGGCCCTTCAAATGGAGCCCGTGGCGGTCACCGAAGAAGTGAAGACTTCCGGCATCCGAGGCCGCGGCGGCGCTGGATTCCCAGCCGGCCTGAAATGGTCCTTCATGCCCAAGGACACCCCCGAGCGGAAGGTGACGCGCTATGTGGTGTGCAATGCGGACGAAGGCGAACCGGGCACCTACAAGGACCGGGCCATCATGGAGTACAACCCGCACCAGGTCATCGAAGGCATGCTCATCGCGGCCTGGGCCATGCAGTGCCAGATGGGCTTCATCTATGTGCGCGGCGAATTCCTCTGGCTCATTGAAAAGATGGAGCACGCCATCCAGGAGGCCAGGGACGCAGGGTTCCTGGGCAAGGACATCCAGGGCACCGGCTGGGACTTCGACCTCATCGTCCACCGCGGCGCCGGCGCCTACATCTGCGGCGAGGAAACGGCGCTGCTCAATTCGCTGGAGGGGCGCCGCGGCGAACCCCGCGTGAAACCGCCCTTCCCCGCCGTCAAAGGCGCTTTTGGACAACCCACGACCATCAACAACGTCGAAACTTTGGCAGCGGTGCCGGCGATCCTGCGCATGGGCGGCGCCGAGTTCGCCAAGATCGGCCGGCCGAAAAACACCGGCACCCGCGTGTTCGGCCTCAGCGGCCACGTCAAGCGGCCCGGACTCTATGAACTGCCCCTGGGCCTGCCTTTGGACTTCATCATGAACGACCTGGCGGGCGGCTCCAGCACCGGGAAGAAGATCAAGGCCGTCATCCCCGGCGGCGCCTCGGCGCCGGTCTTCAGCGAGAAGGAATTCGGGACGCTCATGGATTTCGACAGCGTGCGCGACGCGGGTTCCATGGCGGGCTCCGGCGGCATCATCATGTTGGACGAGGACACCTGCATGGTGCAGGCCTGCCTGCGCCTGATCCGGTTCTACGCCCACGAGAGCTGCGGCCAATGCACACCCTGCCGCGAGGGCTGCAACTGGATGGAGATGATCCTGCACCGCATCGAGCACGGCCACGGCCGCATGGAGGACCTGGACCTCCTGGCGAGCATCACGCCCAACATCGCAGGCAAGACGCTCTGCCCCCTCGGCGATGCCGCCTGCGGCCCCATGGACTCCATGCTCCAGAAATTCCGACCCGAATTCGAGCACCACATCACCCACAAGACCTGCATGGTGAACGGCCATCAGTTATTGGCGAAGGTCGGGGCGCACTGA
- a CDS encoding PAS domain-containing protein encodes MSDPRLARPYGAASAFLAGPLGTFVSPGDLEGFWVFVVGTAALLLLAGALLVFLFIHDRRMEKAERDRLEALAATAAQYQALADHSPDLILRLDAKGAIVLANARAAAQFGSGALSIEPWKGLARKVLEERRPVADEVRVGAGMDLRIFEVRAIPEPIGPIGPGGATALLLGRDLTRERELQAQLHQSQKLEALGTLVGGVSHDFNNLLMAVLGAAQVLQLRKEDLSETQARSIDVILDAARRGRDVVSQLMNFSRRTELQRIPHTLDVLLREAEGLFNVALGDRSRQVRLIWSPRPSLESLRLDPGQMGQALLNLVVNARDAIEGEGRITLSTGQDFLDDGRALALGVPPGSYQFVSVEDTGRGLPPELLPRIFEPFFTTKAPGEGTGLGLAVVHGIAKSHGGAVEVRSAEGQGTDFRIWLPEA; translated from the coding sequence ATGTCAGACCCGCGCCTAGCGCGCCCTTACGGAGCCGCCAGCGCTTTTCTGGCGGGTCCGTTAGGGACGTTCGTGTCGCCGGGCGACTTAGAAGGATTCTGGGTCTTCGTGGTGGGCACCGCCGCCCTGCTGCTCCTGGCCGGGGCCCTGCTCGTCTTCTTGTTCATCCACGATCGCCGCATGGAAAAGGCGGAGCGGGATAGGCTCGAAGCCCTGGCTGCCACGGCCGCCCAGTACCAAGCTTTGGCGGACCACAGCCCGGACCTGATCCTGCGTCTGGACGCGAAGGGGGCGATCGTGCTCGCCAACGCCCGGGCCGCCGCCCAGTTCGGCAGCGGGGCGTTATCCATCGAACCTTGGAAAGGGTTGGCCCGCAAGGTTCTGGAGGAGCGCCGGCCCGTGGCTGATGAAGTGCGGGTGGGCGCGGGCATGGACTTGCGCATTTTCGAGGTGCGCGCCATCCCCGAGCCCATTGGACCCATTGGGCCAGGTGGCGCAACTGCGCTGCTGCTGGGCCGAGACCTAACGCGAGAGCGGGAGTTGCAGGCCCAGCTGCACCAAAGCCAGAAGCTGGAGGCTCTGGGCACGCTGGTGGGCGGCGTGAGCCACGATTTCAACAACCTGCTCATGGCGGTGCTGGGGGCCGCCCAGGTATTGCAGTTGCGCAAAGAAGACCTCTCTGAAACCCAGGCGCGGTCCATTGATGTGATCCTCGATGCCGCGCGGCGGGGTCGGGACGTAGTCTCCCAGCTCATGAACTTCAGCCGCCGCACCGAACTTCAGCGGATTCCGCACACCCTGGACGTCCTGCTGCGCGAAGCCGAGGGCCTTTTCAACGTCGCCCTAGGGGACCGCAGCCGACAGGTGCGCCTCATCTGGAGCCCACGGCCTTCCCTGGAATCCCTGCGCCTGGACCCCGGGCAGATGGGGCAGGCCCTGTTGAATCTCGTGGTGAACGCCCGCGACGCAATTGAAGGTGAGGGACGCATCACGCTTTCCACCGGGCAGGACTTTCTGGATGATGGCCGCGCCCTGGCCCTGGGTGTGCCGCCGGGGTCGTACCAATTCGTGTCGGTGGAGGACACGGGCCGTGGCCTTCCCCCCGAGCTGTTGCCGCGCATCTTCGAACCCTTCTTCACGACCAAGGCCCCCGGCGAAGGCACCGGCCTAGGGCTGGCCGTGGTGCATGGCATTGCCAAAAGCCACGGCGGCGCGGTGGAAGTGCGCAGCGCTGAGGGCCAAGGCACGGACTTCAGGATCTGGCTGCCGGAGGCGTGA
- a CDS encoding TetR family transcriptional regulator has product MSPSNPSQIRKTPRQRRSAETVEAILTAAAHILEKEGFEAATTNRVAVKAGVSIGSLYQYFPNKESLVRALNDRHTREILDLLRRRFVEVQAAPLEDAVNAIVRAMVEVHRVNPALHRVLVNTVPGIGGLAETRAVEDAARDLLSRFLEARAAELRPMDPHLAAFMLVHAVEALTHAAVLEHPELLKGDVFVAEASRMILGYLRGGPEARRSRQNK; this is encoded by the coding sequence ATGAGCCCATCCAACCCATCCCAGATCCGCAAAACACCGCGCCAGCGCCGCTCGGCGGAAACCGTGGAGGCCATCCTCACCGCGGCTGCTCACATTCTGGAAAAGGAAGGCTTCGAGGCCGCCACCACCAACCGCGTGGCGGTGAAAGCCGGGGTGAGCATCGGCAGCCTGTACCAGTACTTCCCCAACAAGGAGTCCCTGGTCCGGGCGCTGAACGACCGGCATACCCGGGAGATCCTGGACCTTCTGCGCCGGCGGTTCGTGGAGGTCCAGGCTGCGCCCTTGGAGGACGCCGTGAACGCCATCGTCCGGGCCATGGTCGAAGTCCACCGCGTGAATCCGGCCCTGCACCGGGTGCTGGTGAACACCGTGCCCGGCATCGGCGGCCTGGCGGAAACACGGGCCGTGGAGGACGCCGCAAGGGACCTGCTGTCACGGTTCCTGGAGGCGCGCGCGGCCGAACTGCGGCCGATGGATCCGCATCTGGCCGCCTTCATGCTGGTCCACGCGGTGGAAGCCCTGACCCATGCCGCCGTGCTGGAGCACCCGGAGCTGCTGAAGGGTGATGTCTTCGTGGCGGAGGCCTCCCGGATGATCCTCGGCTATCTGCGGGGCGGGCCCGAAGCGCGCAGGTCGCGGCAGAACAAGTAG
- a CDS encoding immunoglobulin domain-containing protein: MTIAVWRSRQSTQLNLGSVNDPDQGGSMRKSIHLAGRKIFFLGTLGILSSLGIQVGCSGSSSAIQPAPLITLTVQGPATLQTGQSATYAATVTGTSNTSVQWGSSNGAITQGGTFTAPAQAGTSIITAISQADSSKSSTIVVQVTQANRPPEVPVINGPVTVTVGVAAQFTLQSTDPDGGAITFSCSSPGASVQGSNLTLIAPASYSGSTLTLLVIASDNKGSISAAGMKTVQVLSAVAAPMITKQPLTQSAIEGANVSFTVEATGTGPLSYQWLRNGGQISGATAMTLNLSSVALSDNQAHFSVRVTNAGGSTLSQDAVLAVQAIIGAQWQLVSGSAPARIFHRSILLQDGRVLILGGQKIWSAFDPNAPASYETSMVVFNPITRTYAIVGSMPRLMDGSYSLVLGLNGKVYLFGGHGPDADASLGRDVLEIDPVTFTVTTMGQLGVKRLGPIAMLLPSGRILVAGGWPSAMSGTNANLSFEVFDPVSHSVTSIGVLPFPIYNQEAINSAVRLTDGRILMVANDVQPIKRSAPINSDKTLLFAESGSSVQVSFGPTLSAPRRYTNAIKLMNGQVVVAGGRDAGGSPVATVDVFDAAATNRTATWAMGTPRSSALLAPLPGGWLLVTGGLDFSGNIGFSSSALLNVQNGSLFVSSSMHNVRAATELIILSDGKPFIFSGIDNADALISTGEIFE, from the coding sequence ATGACCATCGCTGTATGGAGATCCAGGCAATCAACACAACTGAATTTAGGATCTGTCAACGATCCCGATCAAGGAGGCAGCATGCGTAAAAGTATCCACCTAGCAGGAAGGAAAATCTTCTTTCTCGGAACTCTCGGAATCCTCAGTTCGCTGGGTATTCAGGTGGGGTGCTCTGGGTCTTCATCCGCTATCCAACCGGCACCCCTTATCACCCTGACGGTCCAGGGTCCGGCCACCCTGCAAACTGGACAATCGGCCACCTACGCCGCCACGGTCACCGGGACTTCCAATACTTCGGTGCAATGGGGGTCGAGCAATGGCGCCATCACACAAGGGGGGACTTTCACAGCCCCTGCCCAGGCTGGGACCTCAATAATCACTGCGATCAGCCAAGCGGATTCCAGCAAATCCTCCACCATCGTCGTTCAGGTGACCCAGGCCAATCGCCCCCCCGAAGTCCCGGTGATTAATGGGCCGGTAACGGTGACAGTGGGGGTAGCTGCACAGTTCACGCTCCAATCTACAGACCCCGATGGGGGTGCCATCACCTTCAGTTGCAGTAGCCCCGGCGCCAGCGTTCAAGGTTCCAATTTGACCCTGATTGCACCCGCAAGTTATTCAGGGTCGACCCTCACGCTCCTGGTTATCGCGAGCGACAACAAAGGCTCGATTTCTGCCGCGGGTATGAAAACTGTGCAAGTACTATCCGCCGTTGCAGCGCCAATGATCACAAAACAACCATTAACCCAATCCGCCATTGAGGGTGCCAATGTGTCATTCACAGTGGAAGCTACGGGAACGGGTCCACTTTCCTACCAGTGGTTGCGGAATGGGGGCCAGATCTCAGGTGCAACAGCCATGACACTCAATCTTTCCTCGGTAGCGCTCTCCGACAACCAGGCTCACTTCTCTGTTCGTGTGACCAATGCTGGAGGATCGACCCTTAGCCAAGATGCGGTTTTGGCTGTACAAGCCATCATTGGGGCCCAATGGCAATTAGTCTCAGGGTCTGCGCCCGCACGAATTTTCCACCGTTCAATACTCCTTCAGGACGGTAGGGTTCTTATTCTCGGGGGCCAGAAGATATGGTCGGCTTTTGATCCTAATGCTCCCGCTAGCTATGAAACCTCTATGGTGGTTTTTAATCCCATCACAAGAACTTACGCCATCGTTGGCTCAATGCCACGGCTGATGGACGGTTCTTACAGCTTGGTGCTTGGCCTGAATGGGAAGGTTTATCTGTTTGGCGGACATGGACCCGATGCCGATGCGTCCCTCGGAAGGGATGTGCTTGAAATCGACCCCGTCACTTTCACTGTGACTACCATGGGCCAACTTGGAGTCAAAAGGTTGGGTCCAATTGCTATGCTCCTGCCGAGCGGCCGCATTTTAGTTGCCGGGGGATGGCCAAGCGCAATGAGCGGTACGAACGCTAACCTGAGTTTTGAAGTATTTGATCCAGTAAGTCATTCGGTAACGTCCATAGGGGTACTTCCTTTCCCAATTTACAATCAAGAGGCTATAAATTCTGCGGTAAGGCTGACGGATGGGCGAATCTTGATGGTTGCAAATGATGTTCAACCGATAAAGCGTTCAGCACCTATTAATTCGGATAAAACGTTATTATTCGCTGAATCGGGCAGTAGTGTTCAAGTCTCCTTTGGGCCCACCCTATCGGCACCCAGGCGCTATACGAACGCGATCAAGTTGATGAATGGGCAAGTGGTTGTGGCAGGTGGCAGGGATGCTGGGGGTAGCCCCGTGGCCACCGTGGATGTCTTCGATGCAGCAGCAACCAATCGAACAGCCACGTGGGCAATGGGTACTCCCAGGAGTTCTGCCTTGCTTGCACCCCTTCCTGGAGGCTGGCTCCTTGTGACAGGAGGCTTAGATTTCTCAGGCAATATCGGGTTCTCGAGTTCTGCCTTATTGAATGTGCAAAACGGATCGCTGTTTGTCTCTAGCTCAATGCACAACGTTCGGGCTGCTACCGAGTTGATCATCCTCTCCGATGGCAAGCCATTCATCTTTAGTGGAATAGATAATGCCGATGCATTGATTTCAACTGGCGAAATATTTGAATAA
- a CDS encoding cytochrome P450, with amino-acid sequence MPLPYAPGPKPTLPWTNLLRMRKDTLGFFTELHRTYGDVAHFRMGPSHFHLVNHPDLNREVLVTQARKVRKGLGLQRAKILLGEGLLTSEDQAHLKQRRMMQPAFHHRKIATYAELMVAHTLSLREAWQDGQAIDLFHEMTGITLAIVAETLFGSDVRAESDEIGEALTTVIGAFNALTNPFAQVLLKLPLPYTKRIEGAIRRLNETIYRVIRERRESGAEEGDLLGMLLSARDEDGDGSRFSDLQVRDETMTLFLAGHETTANALTWTWYLLSQNPDVEARFHAEVDEVLRGRTPTFEDVPALNYTEMVFAESMRLLPPVWGFGRQAVEDFELGGYRIRKDSLLILSEWVMHRDPRWWPDPEHFDPLRFTPEQKAARNKFTYFPFSHGPRNCIGEPFAWMEGVLILATLAQKWRLSLVPGHPVVLDPLFTLRPKHGMKMVPRARS; translated from the coding sequence ATGCCCCTGCCCTACGCCCCCGGACCCAAGCCCACGCTTCCATGGACCAACCTTCTGCGGATGCGGAAGGACACCCTGGGCTTTTTCACCGAACTCCACCGGACCTACGGGGATGTGGCGCATTTCCGCATGGGGCCTTCCCATTTCCATTTGGTGAACCACCCGGACCTCAATCGCGAGGTGCTGGTGACGCAGGCCAGGAAAGTCCGGAAGGGCCTGGGCCTGCAAAGGGCGAAGATCCTGCTGGGGGAGGGCCTGCTCACCTCCGAGGACCAAGCCCACCTCAAACAGCGGCGCATGATGCAGCCCGCCTTCCACCACAGGAAAATCGCGACCTACGCGGAGCTGATGGTGGCCCACACCCTTAGCCTGCGCGAGGCCTGGCAGGACGGGCAGGCGATCGACCTCTTCCACGAAATGACCGGCATCACCCTGGCGATCGTGGCGGAGACGCTGTTCGGGAGCGACGTGCGCGCGGAGAGCGACGAGATCGGCGAAGCCCTCACCACCGTCATCGGCGCCTTCAATGCGCTCACCAATCCCTTCGCCCAGGTCCTGCTGAAGCTGCCGCTGCCCTACACCAAGCGCATCGAAGGCGCCATCCGCCGCCTCAACGAGACCATCTACCGCGTCATCCGGGAGCGCCGCGAGTCCGGCGCCGAGGAGGGGGACCTCCTGGGCATGCTGCTTTCCGCCAGGGACGAGGATGGGGACGGCTCGCGGTTCTCTGATCTGCAGGTGCGCGACGAGACCATGACGCTCTTCCTGGCGGGCCACGAGACCACCGCCAACGCGCTCACCTGGACCTGGTATCTGCTCAGCCAGAATCCCGACGTGGAGGCGCGTTTCCACGCGGAAGTGGACGAGGTGCTGCGGGGCCGCACACCCACCTTCGAGGATGTGCCGGCCCTGAACTACACGGAGATGGTCTTCGCCGAGTCCATGCGCCTGCTGCCGCCGGTGTGGGGCTTCGGCCGGCAGGCGGTGGAGGATTTCGAACTGGGCGGCTACCGCATCAGAAAGGATTCGTTGCTGATCTTGTCCGAGTGGGTCATGCATCGGGATCCACGCTGGTGGCCGGATCCGGAGCACTTCGACCCCTTGCGCTTCACGCCGGAACAGAAGGCCGCACGCAACAAGTTCACGTATTTCCCCTTCAGCCACGGGCCGCGCAACTGCATCGGCGAGCCGTTCGCATGGATGGAGGGCGTCCTGATCCTCGCCACGCTGGCGCAGAAATGGCGCTTGAGCCTGGTGCCGGGCCATCCCGTGGTGCTAGACCCGCTGTTCACGCTGCGGCCCAAGCACGGCATGAAGATGGTGCCGCGCGCGCGAAGCTGA
- the argF gene encoding ornithine carbamoyltransferase: protein MARQPHFLSINDYSSKQIKQLLDIADEMKRHPKRFNKALKGQVLAMIFEKSSTRTRMSFETGMYQLGGIAQFLSSRDIQIGRGEPIFDTARVMSRFVQGIMARTFAHQTVTDLAKYGSIPVINGLTDLEHPCQIMADLQTVREHFGKLAGLKLAYIGDGNNMAHSYMQGTGKTGMDCTIITPKDPKYFCNAAIVEAALEDHAAQGTTLTLTDNVMEGVAGAHVVATDTWVSMGMEEEKAERIAAFKGFTVDNAVMEAAGQDAIFIHCLPAYRGYEVLEEVIDGPRSLIYDEAENRLHAQKAIMYSLMAK from the coding sequence ATGGCCAGGCAGCCCCATTTCCTGTCAATCAATGACTACTCCTCCAAGCAGATCAAGCAGCTGCTCGATATCGCCGACGAGATGAAGCGGCACCCCAAGCGCTTCAACAAGGCGCTGAAGGGCCAGGTCCTCGCGATGATCTTCGAGAAGTCCAGCACGCGCACCCGCATGAGCTTCGAAACGGGCATGTACCAGCTGGGCGGCATCGCGCAATTCCTCTCCTCCCGCGACATCCAGATCGGCCGGGGCGAGCCCATCTTCGACACCGCGCGCGTCATGAGCCGCTTCGTGCAGGGCATCATGGCCCGCACCTTCGCCCATCAGACCGTCACGGATCTCGCGAAATACGGCTCCATCCCCGTCATCAACGGCCTCACGGACCTCGAGCATCCCTGCCAGATCATGGCGGACCTGCAGACCGTGCGGGAGCACTTCGGGAAGCTGGCCGGGCTGAAGCTCGCCTACATCGGCGACGGCAACAACATGGCCCACTCGTACATGCAGGGCACCGGCAAGACCGGCATGGACTGCACCATCATCACGCCCAAGGATCCGAAATATTTCTGCAACGCCGCCATCGTCGAAGCGGCCCTGGAGGACCACGCGGCCCAGGGCACGACGCTGACCCTCACCGACAACGTGATGGAAGGCGTGGCGGGCGCGCACGTGGTCGCCACGGACACCTGGGTGAGCATGGGCATGGAGGAGGAGAAGGCCGAGCGCATCGCCGCCTTCAAGGGCTTCACCGTGGACAATGCCGTGATGGAAGCCGCCGGACAGGATGCCATTTTCATCCACTGCCTGCCGGCCTACCGCGGCTACGAAGTGCTTGAGGAAGTCATCGACGGCCCCCGCAGCCTCATCTACGACGAAGCCGAGAACCGCCTCCACGCGCAGAAGGCGATCATGTATTCGCTGATGGCGAAGTAG
- a CDS encoding PAS domain S-box protein, which yields MEHLRLVLEHMPVLLCAFDQNGGSLYWNHEAESVSGWTFEELRGAPDFPYVLPVIYPDSGYREQIMAEWALRGNQYRNWELELTRKDGEKRVLAFSSVSDLAPIPGWASWSIGVDVTERVRAQEAINQLVAGVAHEIRNPLFGISATFEAVQASLKGRPDLEPHCGFEG from the coding sequence ATGGAGCACCTTCGTCTCGTGCTGGAACATATGCCGGTGCTGCTCTGCGCCTTCGATCAGAATGGGGGATCCCTTTACTGGAACCACGAAGCCGAAAGCGTCTCTGGTTGGACATTCGAGGAGCTTCGGGGAGCCCCGGATTTTCCATACGTCCTCCCCGTCATCTATCCGGACAGTGGCTACCGCGAGCAGATCATGGCGGAATGGGCCCTCCGGGGGAACCAGTACCGGAATTGGGAACTGGAATTGACCCGCAAGGATGGCGAGAAGCGTGTTTTGGCCTTCTCATCGGTTTCAGACTTGGCCCCCATCCCTGGCTGGGCCTCCTGGAGCATAGGCGTGGATGTGACTGAACGGGTGCGGGCCCAGGAAGCCATCAACCAACTGGTGGCGGGTGTGGCCCACGAAATCCGCAATCCGCTTTTTGGCATCAGCGCCACCTTCGAAGCCGTCCAGGCCTCGTTGAAAGGAAGGCCGGACCTGGAGCCCCACTGCGGTTTTGAAGGTTGA
- a CDS encoding response regulator, giving the protein MRRPNILLVDDEPSIRFGIREYLSGSGFEVAEAATVAQALDTAAKFPADLVLTDFRLPDGDALDLMPKLRARDPGLPIILITGFGTVEMAVKAMQLGADHVYTKPVELPMLVAQIQRLRSSAGQRAAGQNAPAPRTWSLTARPPARLSGQGG; this is encoded by the coding sequence ATGCGACGCCCCAACATCCTGCTGGTGGATGACGAGCCCTCCATCCGTTTCGGCATCCGCGAATACCTTTCCGGCAGCGGCTTCGAAGTGGCGGAAGCGGCGACCGTAGCCCAAGCCCTCGACACCGCAGCAAAATTCCCGGCGGATCTGGTCCTCACGGATTTTCGGCTGCCCGATGGGGACGCGCTGGACCTCATGCCCAAACTGCGTGCCCGTGACCCCGGTCTACCCATCATCCTGATCACGGGCTTCGGCACCGTGGAGATGGCGGTGAAAGCCATGCAGTTGGGCGCGGATCACGTCTATACCAAACCCGTGGAATTACCCATGCTTGTTGCCCAGATCCAGCGCCTGCGGAGCAGCGCCGGGCAACGCGCCGCGGGCCAGAACGCACCAGCGCCCCGCACCTGGTCCCTTACAGCCCGCCCCCCGGCCCGTCTCTCCGGACAGGGAGGCTAG